Proteins found in one Oryza glaberrima chromosome 4, OglaRS2, whole genome shotgun sequence genomic segment:
- the LOC127771952 gene encoding tau-cadinol synthase-like: protein MQERAEKLKGDIRTLFGTCNDISARMNLVDSIQHLGIVHLFHEQIEDALMSIQESEFRSSSLYEVALRFRLLREHGFWVPPDAFNKFKGDDGRFRNEIANDPKGLLSLYNAAHLLIHGEPELEEAISFARQHLKLMSQDNVLNPPLSCQVRRALTLPLPRTFKRVETICYMLEYQLEEGNIPILLDLARLDFNLLQHIHLKELKEISEWWKDLYGYMGLSYIRDRIIEGYTWSYMMFYEEGFAFTRIFVAKLIALVTVMDDTYDAHATIEESHQLNTTIQRWDKSAISILPDYLKKYYSKLLINFKEFEDQVTDNQKYMVACTKKEFQKQSTYYLQEAECSNQKYKPGFKDQMVLSTKSSAVQLLCVAAMVGWGGTMTTEAFEWVASGNAAVIACAKIGRFMNDIAAFKRGKNKGDIVSSVECYMNENGVTSEVAFAKINAVVEDEWRSTNQTRLEHRTLLPMVQPIVNFTVSMVLFYDDRKDAYTFGTLLREIVESLFVKPIPI from the exons ATGCAGGAGAGGGCTGAGAAGTTGAAAGGGGACATCCGGACATTGTTTGGGACCTGCAATGACATTTCAGCAAGGATGAACTTAGTGGATTCCATTCAACATCTTGGAATCGTTCACCTCTTCCATGAGCAGATAGAAGACGCTCTCATGAGCATCCAAGAGAGTGAATTCAGAAGCTCTAGTCTCTATGAGGTTGCTCTTCGGTTTCGCCTCCTTAGGGAGCATGGGTTTTGGGTGCCTCCAG ATGCATTCAACAaatttaagggagatgatgggAGGTTTCGAAATGAGATAGCGAATGACCCAAAGGGGCTGCTAAGTTTATACAACGCGGCTCACCTCCTCATTCATGGCGAGCCAGAGCTAGAAGAAGCAATCTCTTTCGCACGGCAGCACCTTAAATTGATGAGTCAAGACAATGTTCTCAACCCTCCTTTATCTTGCCAAGTCAGGCGTGCACTTACCTTACCACTGCCAAGGACTTTCAAGAGAGTTGAGACTATTTGCTACATGTTGGAGTACCAACTAGAGGAAGGAAATATCCCAATTCTTCTTGATCTCGCAAGGCTGGATTTTAACCTCCTGCAACATATACACTTGAAAGAACTCAAAGAAATTTCTGA ATGGTGGAAAGATCTTTATGGATACATGGGGCTAAGTTACATTAGGGATCGTATAATAGAGGGGTACACTTGGTCCTACATGATGTTCTATGAGGAAGGCTTTGCATTCACGAGAATATTTGTGGCCAAATTAATTGCACTGGTTACTGTGATGGATGATACATATGATGCTCATGCCACCATCGAGGAAAGCCACCAGCTTAACACAACGATACAAAG ATGGGACAAGAGTGCTATTTCTATTCTGCCGGACTACCTCAAAAAGTATTATAGTAAATTGCTGATCAACTTTAAGGAGTTTGAGGATCAAGTGACAGACAATCAAAAATACATGGTTGCTTGCACAAAAAAAGAG TTTCAAAAGCAGTCCACTTATTATCTGCAAGAAGCTGAATGTTCAAACCAGAAATACAAGCCTGGCTTCAAAGACCAGATGGTTTTGTCTACCAAATCCTCAGCTGTGCAATTATTGTGTGTGGCTGCTATGGTTGGCTGGGGTGGGACAATGACGACAGAAGCATTCGAGTGGGTAGCTAGTGGCAACGCTGCAGTCATAGCATGTGCTAAGATTGGGCGTTTCATGAATGATATTGCTGCATTTAAG CGTGGAAAGAATAAGGGAGATATCGTGAGCTCCGTAGAGTGCTACATGAATGAGAATGGGGTCACAAGTGAGGTTGCCTTTGCGAAGATTAATGCAGTAGTCGAAGACGAATGGAGATCCACGAACCAGACCCGACTTGAGCATCGTACCCTACTACCCATGGTGCAGCCAATTGTGAACTTTACCGTTTCCATGGTACTCTTCTACGatgacaggaaggatgcatacACATTTGGCACACTTCTTAGGGAGATTGTTGAGTCTCTCTTTGTCAAGCCTATTCCCATCTAG